The following are from one region of the Cloacibacterium sp. TD35 genome:
- a CDS encoding MFS transporter, with product MKTTAATQTFQGNDRLLYGIILGVLAFWLFAQTTLNINVGMAKDLGMEQNMMNIAVSITSLFSGIFIVVLGGLADRVGRVKMVQIGFIFSIIGSALVALTPTGALSTPVLMLGRIFQGLSGASLMPASLALVKAYWDGAGRQRAISLWSIGSWGGSGFCALFGGLVASNFGWRYIFWATVLVSIIGFFMVKGTPESKGEVKADYKFDLAGVITFMFSIIGLMLFLTKGSTFGWSSPISLGLIASFLVFGFIFYRLESKNASAFVDFKLFKNSIFTGATISNFLLNATAGILIVSLGLVQVGGGLTSQESGMLTLGYAIAIVAFIRVGEKLLQKFGARKPMIWGSLIVGLSIILLMFTNTLIGTYKILAIVAYTLFGLGLAFYATPSTDAALSNLPADQAGTGAGIYKMASSLGGALGVAISASIFTALSGVGSPIEWLTGMVDFVGRQDNVVIREAAMIALGVNLAMVIMAIISISMTVPKGKKGE from the coding sequence ATGAAAACAACAGCAGCAACTCAGACTTTTCAAGGTAATGATCGTTTACTATACGGTATAATTCTTGGGGTTTTAGCTTTCTGGCTATTCGCACAAACTACATTAAATATAAATGTGGGAATGGCTAAAGATTTAGGAATGGAACAAAATATGATGAATATTGCGGTTTCTATTACCTCGTTATTCTCTGGTATTTTTATTGTGGTACTAGGAGGTTTGGCAGACAGAGTAGGCCGTGTAAAAATGGTACAGATTGGTTTTATATTCAGTATTATAGGTTCAGCACTTGTAGCTTTAACTCCTACAGGAGCTTTATCTACTCCAGTATTAATGTTGGGTAGAATTTTCCAGGGACTTTCTGGCGCTTCATTAATGCCTGCAAGTTTAGCTTTAGTAAAAGCATATTGGGACGGAGCTGGTAGACAAAGAGCAATTAGTTTATGGTCAATTGGTTCTTGGGGAGGTTCAGGATTTTGTGCACTTTTTGGTGGATTAGTAGCCTCTAACTTTGGTTGGAGATACATTTTCTGGGCTACCGTATTAGTTTCTATCATTGGTTTCTTTATGGTAAAAGGAACTCCAGAAAGTAAAGGTGAAGTAAAAGCTGATTATAAATTTGACCTTGCTGGTGTTATCACTTTCATGTTTTCTATCATCGGTTTAATGCTTTTCTTAACTAAAGGAAGTACATTCGGTTGGTCTAGCCCAATTTCTTTAGGACTTATAGCATCATTCTTAGTTTTCGGATTTATTTTCTACAGATTAGAATCTAAAAACGCTAGCGCATTCGTTGATTTTAAATTATTCAAAAATTCTATTTTCACGGGTGCTACTATTTCTAACTTCTTACTAAATGCTACTGCTGGTATCTTAATTGTATCTCTTGGTTTAGTTCAAGTAGGTGGAGGTCTTACTTCACAAGAATCTGGAATGCTAACTTTAGGATACGCAATCGCAATTGTAGCTTTCATTAGAGTGGGTGAAAAATTATTACAAAAATTCGGTGCAAGAAAACCAATGATTTGGGGTTCATTAATCGTGGGATTATCAATCATTCTATTAATGTTTACCAATACCTTAATCGGAACTTATAAAATATTAGCTATTGTAGCGTACACTCTTTTTGGATTAGGTTTAGCTTTTTATGCAACACCTTCTACAGACGCAGCGCTTTCTAACCTTCCTGCAGACCAAGCTGGAACAGGAGCTGGAATTTACAAAATGGCTTCTTCTCTAGGTGGAGCATTAGGCGTAGCTATTTCTGCAAGTATCTTCACAGCATTAAGTGGAGTTGGAAGCCCAATAGAATGGTTAACAGGTATGGTAGATTTTGTAGGAAGACAAGACAATGTAGTCATCAGAGAAGCAGCTATGATTGCTTTAGGAGTAAACCTAGCTATGGTAATTATGGCCATTATATCAATTTCGATGACCGTTCCTAAAGGTAAAAAAGGTGAATAG
- a CDS encoding 3'-5' exonuclease, producing MINSIPIERVLFLDIETVPNASAWEELSETEKKLWDKKTSNQRKEDFTAEEFYRERAGIMAEFGKIICISIGMLEKNGSLLIKSFFDEDEKKLLEEFGEIFNKPQLRDVILCAHNGKEFDFPWIARRFLINGMQPPLPFQLYGKKPWEIPHLDTMELWKFGDYKSYVSLELLAHVFNIPTPKDDIDGSMVSSIYYIEKDLFRIVKYCEKDVLTLANVFRRMRQEDLLKRYND from the coding sequence ATGATAAATTCCATTCCAATTGAGAGAGTTTTATTTTTAGACATAGAAACTGTCCCTAATGCTTCTGCTTGGGAAGAACTTTCTGAAACCGAAAAAAAACTATGGGACAAAAAAACATCTAACCAAAGAAAAGAAGACTTTACTGCCGAAGAATTTTATAGAGAAAGAGCTGGAATCATGGCAGAGTTCGGGAAAATCATCTGTATTTCTATAGGAATGCTCGAGAAGAACGGCTCTCTATTAATCAAAAGTTTTTTTGATGAAGACGAAAAAAAACTGCTCGAAGAATTTGGAGAAATTTTCAATAAACCTCAATTAAGAGACGTTATTCTTTGTGCTCATAATGGTAAAGAGTTTGATTTTCCTTGGATTGCCAGACGTTTTCTCATTAATGGTATGCAACCGCCGCTTCCTTTTCAATTGTATGGGAAAAAACCTTGGGAAATTCCTCATTTAGACACCATGGAATTATGGAAGTTTGGAGACTATAAAAGCTATGTTTCATTAGAATTATTAGCGCATGTTTTTAATATTCCTACTCCAAAAGATGACATAGATGGCTCAATGGTTTCATCTATTTATTACATAGAGAAAGATTTATTTAGAATAGTTAAATATTGTGAAAAAGATGTCTTAACTTTGGCAAATGTTTTCAGACGTATGCGTCAGGAAGATTTATTGAAAAGATATAACGATTAA
- a CDS encoding SUF system Fe-S cluster assembly protein, protein MKYTDEQIAVIGENIIKALKTVFDPEIPVDIYELGLVYDVQISEDGDVKVVMTLTTPNCPVAESLPQEVKEKVAGVENVKSVDLELTFEPSWNKDMMSEEAKFELGILF, encoded by the coding sequence ATGAAATATACAGACGAACAAATTGCAGTTATAGGAGAAAATATCATTAAAGCATTAAAAACCGTTTTCGATCCAGAAATCCCTGTAGATATCTACGAATTGGGATTAGTGTATGATGTGCAAATTTCAGAAGATGGAGATGTAAAAGTAGTAATGACTCTTACTACGCCTAACTGTCCTGTAGCCGAATCTCTACCTCAAGAGGTAAAAGAAAAAGTAGCAGGAGTAGAAAATGTAAAATCTGTAGACTTAGAGCTTACTTTTGAGCCAAGTTGGAACAAAGACATGATGAGTGAAGAAGCAAAATTTGAATTGGGAATACTTTTTTAA
- a CDS encoding sulfurtransferase — protein sequence MKPIITVSELSEIFNQENLVILDARTGKDARENYLQNHIKGARFIDLDKDLAEIGEDAAFGGRHPLPKISEFAETLQNLGISEDSYIVVYDTSNGANAAARCWWMLKSFGIEKVHVLSGGFQTAEKAGIPLKSGEEFFEKTSFILKENWSWPTSTLEEVEKEIAENSATVIDVRDAYRYRGESEPIDLVAGHIPGAINIPFSENLDENGAFLSPEILKEKYQNLLFHQPEKLIIHCGSGVTACHTILALDYAGFPIPNLYVGSWSEWSRREGKETAKEV from the coding sequence ATGAAACCCATTATCACCGTATCCGAACTTTCAGAAATTTTCAATCAAGAAAACTTAGTGATTCTTGATGCTAGAACGGGAAAAGACGCTCGTGAAAATTATCTACAAAATCACATCAAAGGTGCTAGGTTTATCGACCTTGACAAAGATTTAGCAGAAATTGGCGAAGATGCCGCTTTCGGAGGAAGGCATCCTTTGCCAAAGATTTCAGAATTTGCAGAAACTTTACAAAATTTAGGGATTTCGGAGGATTCTTACATTGTGGTTTATGACACTTCTAATGGCGCAAATGCAGCGGCTCGTTGTTGGTGGATGTTAAAATCTTTTGGAATTGAAAAAGTCCATGTTTTAAGTGGTGGATTTCAAACAGCAGAAAAGGCAGGGATTCCTTTAAAATCTGGAGAAGAATTTTTTGAAAAAACTTCTTTTATCTTGAAAGAAAACTGGAGTTGGCCAACCTCAACTTTAGAAGAGGTAGAAAAAGAAATTGCCGAAAATTCTGCTACCGTCATAGATGTAAGAGATGCTTACAGATACCGTGGAGAAAGCGAACCGATAGATTTAGTAGCAGGACATATTCCTGGTGCGATTAACATTCCTTTTTCTGAAAATTTAGACGAAAATGGAGCGTTTTTATCACCTGAAATTTTGAAAGAAAAATATCAAAACTTATTATTTCACCAGCCAGAAAAATTAATCATTCACTGTGGTTCTGGAGTTACTGCTTGTCATACGATTTTGGCTTTGGATTATGCAGGATTCCCCATCCCGAATTTATACGTGGGTTCATGGAGTGAGTGGAGCCGAAGAGAAGGAAAGGAAACCGCGAAAGAAGTCTAA
- a CDS encoding hydroxymethylglutaryl-CoA lyase: MFLTECPRDAMQGWGEFIPTQKKIDYINALMEVGFDVLDCGSFVSPKAIPQMADTKDVIPEIHKKNNTKISVIVANVSGAERALKHENVDILGFPFSISETFQYRNTNKNQEEAYEEIVKIWELVQSENRELNLYFSMAFGNPYGEIWKWQDVEFWAKRFAEIGIKNILLSDTTGTGNVERISQLFEKIPTQFPDIHFGAHFHNKYEDSYVKLKAAYDKGCRRFDSAIKGIGGCPYAKDDLVGNMPTEQVINFMATEKIDHKLNLLNFEAAWNRAKDIFKF, encoded by the coding sequence ATGTTTTTAACTGAATGTCCACGAGACGCCATGCAGGGTTGGGGAGAATTTATTCCCACTCAAAAAAAGATTGATTACATTAATGCATTGATGGAAGTAGGCTTTGATGTACTCGATTGTGGAAGTTTCGTGTCGCCAAAAGCCATTCCTCAAATGGCAGATACTAAAGACGTAATCCCAGAAATCCATAAAAAAAACAATACCAAAATTTCTGTCATTGTAGCCAATGTTTCTGGTGCAGAACGAGCCTTGAAGCATGAAAACGTTGATATTTTAGGCTTTCCTTTTTCTATTTCTGAAACGTTTCAGTACAGAAATACCAATAAAAACCAAGAAGAAGCGTATGAAGAAATTGTGAAAATCTGGGAGTTGGTACAATCTGAAAACAGAGAATTAAACCTTTATTTTTCTATGGCTTTCGGAAATCCTTATGGTGAAATCTGGAAATGGCAAGATGTAGAATTTTGGGCAAAAAGATTTGCAGAAATTGGCATCAAAAATATATTGCTTTCAGACACTACAGGAACTGGTAACGTAGAGCGAATTTCGCAATTGTTTGAAAAAATTCCTACACAGTTTCCTGATATTCATTTCGGAGCGCATTTTCACAACAAATACGAAGATTCATACGTAAAACTTAAAGCGGCTTATGATAAAGGTTGCAGAAGATTTGATTCTGCGATTAAAGGAATTGGCGGTTGTCCTTATGCAAAAGATGATTTGGTAGGAAATATGCCAACGGAACAAGTCATTAATTTTATGGCAACTGAAAAAATAGACCATAAACTGAACCTTCTTAATTTTGAAGCAGCTTGGAATAGAGCAAAAGATATTTTTAAGTTTTAA
- the pepT gene encoding peptidase T yields the protein MQTIEFNHEWKMRLLNRFLTYVKIYSTSDAESETTPSSPQQWDIAKYIFQELQDLGLSDVSMDENGYIMAYVPSNISENEPTVGFIAHYDTSPDFNGKDVNPQIWEDYNGGDLVLNKETGFTLSSEKFPSLKKYVGKTLITTDGTSLLGADDKAGVAEIVTAAEYLLAHPDIKNGRIAIGFTPDEEIGRGAHKFDVAKFGAEYAYTMDGSEVGELEYENFNAAGAVVKINGLSVHPGYAFGQMKNAGLLAAEFAQMLPANETPATTKGFEGFYHLMEIKGDVSEAKLQYIIRDHDADKFENRKKFITEKVAEFNVKHGENTAEIEIKEQYRNMKQQFEGKMHIVEIAEQAMKDANIEPKIKAIRGGTDGAQLSYMGLPCPNIFAGGENFHGPYEYVALESMEKAVKVIVNIAKAKK from the coding sequence ATGCAGACAATAGAATTCAATCACGAATGGAAAATGCGTCTTCTGAACCGTTTCCTGACTTATGTTAAAATATATTCAACTAGCGATGCAGAAAGTGAAACCACGCCTTCTTCTCCACAGCAATGGGACATCGCGAAATATATTTTTCAGGAATTACAAGATTTAGGACTTTCTGATGTTTCTATGGACGAAAATGGTTACATCATGGCGTATGTTCCTTCTAATATTTCAGAAAATGAGCCAACGGTAGGTTTTATCGCGCATTATGATACTTCACCAGATTTTAACGGGAAAGATGTAAATCCACAAATTTGGGAAGATTATAACGGTGGAGATTTGGTGCTCAACAAAGAAACAGGTTTCACGCTTTCTTCTGAAAAGTTCCCAAGTTTGAAAAAATATGTAGGAAAAACATTGATTACTACAGACGGAACTTCGCTTCTTGGGGCTGATGATAAAGCGGGCGTTGCAGAAATTGTAACTGCTGCAGAATATCTTTTGGCGCATCCAGATATTAAAAACGGAAGAATTGCGATTGGTTTTACACCAGACGAAGAAATCGGACGAGGTGCACACAAATTTGATGTAGCAAAATTCGGGGCAGAATATGCTTATACAATGGACGGAAGTGAAGTGGGCGAATTAGAATACGAAAACTTCAATGCAGCAGGAGCAGTGGTGAAAATCAACGGACTTTCTGTGCATCCAGGTTATGCTTTTGGTCAAATGAAAAATGCAGGACTTCTCGCAGCAGAATTTGCACAGATGTTACCTGCTAATGAAACACCAGCTACCACCAAAGGGTTTGAAGGGTTTTATCATTTAATGGAAATTAAAGGTGATGTTTCTGAAGCTAAATTGCAATACATCATCAGAGACCACGATGCTGATAAATTTGAAAATCGTAAAAAATTCATCACCGAAAAAGTAGCAGAATTTAATGTAAAACACGGTGAAAATACTGCCGAAATAGAAATTAAAGAGCAGTACCGTAACATGAAACAGCAATTTGAAGGCAAAATGCACATTGTAGAAATTGCAGAACAAGCGATGAAAGACGCCAACATAGAACCGAAAATTAAAGCAATTAGAGGTGGAACTGATGGTGCGCAATTGTCTTACATGGGATTGCCTTGCCCAAATATTTTTGCAGGTGGAGAAAACTTCCACGGGCCGTATGAATATGTGGCGCTAGAATCTATGGAAAAGGCTGTGAAAGTAATTGTGAATATCGCAAAAGCGAAGAAATAG
- a CDS encoding UDP-2,3-diacylglucosamine diphosphatase, with product MAKQKREVEVVVLSDIHLGTYGCHAKELVAYLKSVSPKVLILNGDVIDGWAFSKRYFPNSHMAVLSEFFKMMKKGTQVIYITGNHDEFLRKYTDLSMGNLFLTDKYLLEIEGKKHWIFHGDVFDHTTSGGAKFIAKLGGMGYDWLILVNRAINWILEKFGKGKVSLSKKVKNSVKKAVKFIGDFEKKATEIAINNHYDYVICGHIHQPADKIWTTEKGSVHYLNSGDWIENLSWLEYNHGEWSLKFFNEKDFEKPIIEKNDISVNIEELIHPKILASFAEVKI from the coding sequence ATGGCAAAACAAAAACGCGAAGTAGAAGTAGTAGTTTTATCTGATATACATTTGGGAACGTATGGTTGTCATGCTAAAGAATTGGTGGCTTATCTCAAAAGTGTTTCTCCGAAAGTGTTAATTCTCAATGGTGATGTTATCGACGGTTGGGCTTTTTCTAAAAGGTATTTCCCAAATTCTCACATGGCAGTTTTGAGTGAGTTTTTCAAAATGATGAAAAAAGGAACTCAGGTGATTTACATTACAGGAAATCATGATGAATTCTTAAGAAAATACACTGATTTATCGATGGGAAATCTTTTTCTTACCGATAAATATTTATTAGAAATTGAAGGCAAAAAACATTGGATTTTTCACGGAGATGTTTTTGACCATACCACTTCTGGCGGGGCTAAATTCATAGCCAAATTAGGAGGGATGGGTTATGATTGGTTGATTTTGGTGAATAGAGCCATCAATTGGATTTTAGAAAAATTCGGGAAAGGAAAAGTTTCGCTTTCTAAAAAAGTAAAAAATTCTGTAAAAAAAGCGGTGAAATTTATTGGTGATTTTGAGAAAAAAGCCACTGAAATTGCCATTAACAATCATTATGATTATGTGATTTGTGGGCATATTCATCAACCCGCAGATAAAATCTGGACAACGGAAAAAGGGAGTGTTCATTACCTAAATTCAGGCGACTGGATTGAGAATCTCTCTTGGCTAGAATACAACCATGGAGAATGGAGTTTAAAATTCTTTAACGAAAAAGATTTTGAAAAACCTATTATTGAGAAAAATGATATTTCAGTCAATATAGAAGAACTCATACACCCTAAAATATTAGCGAGTTTTGCTGAAGTGAAAATATAA
- the thiL gene encoding thiamine-phosphate kinase yields MLEDKKPQLTPISELGEFGLIKHLTENFPIKNSSTECSIGDDAAIINPEGKKVVITSDVLAEGVHFNLGYVPLKHLGYKAVVVNLSDIAAMNAVPTQILVSMAVSNRFPVEALDEIYDGIYRACEKYNVDLVGGDTTSSTSGLVITITAIGLENSENIVTRNGAKPNDLLVVTGDLGGAYMGLQILEREHTVYLTNPNMQPEMEGYDYILERQLKPEARTDIKKTLEELYIKPTSMIDVSDGLASEILHLSDQSKVGFRLYEEKIPLDTLTITTADEFNLNPAMCALSGGEDYELLFTISPNDFEKLRNHPDFTVIGHAVDLEQGNFMVLRGSNELAQITAQGWDAFLKK; encoded by the coding sequence ATGTTAGAAGATAAAAAACCTCAATTAACACCAATTTCTGAATTAGGAGAATTTGGATTGATTAAACATCTTACCGAAAATTTCCCTATTAAGAATTCTTCCACCGAATGTTCTATTGGTGATGACGCCGCAATCATAAATCCTGAAGGGAAAAAAGTAGTGATTACGTCTGATGTTTTAGCAGAAGGAGTGCATTTTAATTTGGGCTATGTTCCATTGAAACATTTAGGGTACAAAGCGGTTGTTGTAAATCTAAGCGACATTGCCGCAATGAACGCTGTACCTACACAGATTTTAGTTTCTATGGCGGTTTCTAACAGATTTCCTGTGGAAGCTCTTGATGAAATTTACGATGGAATTTACAGAGCTTGCGAAAAATACAATGTAGATTTAGTGGGTGGAGATACTACCAGTTCTACCTCTGGTTTAGTGATTACCATTACTGCTATTGGATTAGAAAATTCTGAAAATATAGTTACCAGAAATGGTGCAAAACCTAACGATTTATTAGTAGTTACCGGAGATTTAGGTGGCGCTTACATGGGTTTACAAATTTTGGAAAGAGAACATACCGTTTATCTAACCAATCCGAATATGCAACCTGAAATGGAAGGCTATGATTACATTTTGGAACGTCAATTAAAACCTGAAGCAAGAACAGACATCAAGAAAACGTTAGAAGAACTCTACATAAAACCGACTTCTATGATTGATGTTTCTGATGGTTTGGCTTCGGAAATCCTGCATCTTTCTGACCAAAGTAAAGTTGGTTTCAGATTGTATGAAGAAAAAATTCCTTTAGACACGCTTACGATTACTACCGCAGATGAATTTAACCTTAATCCTGCAATGTGTGCATTAAGTGGTGGTGAAGATTATGAACTATTATTCACCATTTCTCCAAACGATTTTGAAAAACTGAGAAATCATCCAGATTTTACGGTGATTGGTCACGCTGTAGATTTGGAACAGGGTAATTTTATGGTTTTACGAGGAAGCAACGAACTGGCGCAAATTACTGCGCAAGGTTGGGATGCTTTTTTGAAGAAATAA
- a CDS encoding acyl-CoA thioesterase, whose product MIYYHKHEVRWSDIDANRHLANSSYVQYCAQTRMAFMTKHKMGVAQLNRWGIGPVILHERYSFFKEVHADQEVIVSLEISGSSEDASIYQFTHKFYLPDGTHCATAEAMGVWIDMMLRKTTTPPDDILVVMNQFKTENTKLLSREDIKALPFRPENIDASLMDLNR is encoded by the coding sequence ATGATTTACTACCATAAACACGAAGTTCGCTGGAGCGATATAGATGCCAACAGACATTTAGCAAACTCTTCTTATGTGCAATATTGTGCGCAAACAAGAATGGCTTTTATGACAAAACATAAAATGGGCGTTGCTCAACTCAACAGATGGGGAATTGGCCCTGTAATTTTGCATGAAAGATATTCTTTTTTTAAGGAAGTTCATGCTGACCAAGAAGTGATTGTTTCATTAGAAATTTCTGGAAGCTCTGAAGATGCAAGTATTTACCAATTCACGCACAAGTTCTATTTGCCAGACGGTACACATTGTGCAACTGCCGAAGCAATGGGAGTTTGGATTGATATGATGCTCAGAAAAACCACCACTCCGCCAGATGATATTTTGGTGGTGATGAATCAGTTTAAGACCGAAAATACTAAACTGCTTTCTAGAGAAGACATTAAAGCATTGCCTTTCCGTCCAGAAAATATAGATGCGAGTTTAATGGATTTAAATCGTTAA
- a CDS encoding NAD(P)/FAD-dependent oxidoreductase — protein MKKKITIIGGGAAGFFCAANLDAEKYYVTILEQNNETLQKVKISGGGRCNVTHACFDPRELVKFYPRGNKELLSVFSKFKPGDTMDWFDQRNVSLKIEDDNRIFPESNSSQTIIDCFLKEVQTKNFEIKTQSVVLEIQKLEEGYKIITKEGEILTDYVIYTTGSSPKSLKMIENLGHKIVSPVPSLFTFNIKNDVLNDLMGTSFPHAEVSIPKLKMEEFGPLLITHWGLSGPAILKLSAWKARELSDLKYNFEIKVNFIGVDKEQAEELFKNYREENPKKTIGNAKVFEITTRFWHRILWLSKVDLEKNISHITKQELQKILENLCENTMQVKGKSTFKDEFVTAGGVDLKEINFKTMESKILENFYIAGEVLNIDAVTGGFNFQACWSEAWLIAQDLNAKN, from the coding sequence ATGAAAAAGAAAATCACCATCATTGGAGGCGGCGCTGCAGGATTTTTCTGTGCAGCAAACCTCGATGCAGAAAAATACTACGTTACTATTTTAGAACAAAATAATGAAACCCTCCAAAAAGTAAAAATCTCTGGAGGCGGAAGATGTAATGTAACTCATGCCTGCTTTGATCCTCGTGAATTGGTGAAATTTTACCCAAGAGGAAACAAAGAATTGCTAAGCGTTTTCAGTAAATTTAAACCAGGAGATACGATGGATTGGTTTGATCAACGAAATGTTTCGTTGAAGATAGAAGATGATAACAGAATTTTCCCGGAAAGTAATTCCTCCCAAACCATTATAGATTGTTTCTTGAAAGAAGTTCAAACTAAAAATTTTGAAATCAAAACACAATCAGTCGTTTTAGAAATTCAGAAATTAGAAGAAGGCTATAAAATCATCACCAAAGAAGGAGAAATTCTTACCGATTATGTAATTTATACCACAGGAAGTTCGCCGAAATCTTTGAAAATGATTGAAAATTTAGGGCATAAAATTGTTTCGCCAGTTCCGTCATTATTCACTTTTAATATAAAAAATGATGTACTGAATGATTTAATGGGAACGAGTTTTCCTCATGCAGAAGTTTCTATTCCAAAATTGAAAATGGAAGAATTTGGTCCACTTCTCATTACGCATTGGGGACTTTCTGGTCCTGCCATTCTTAAACTTTCTGCTTGGAAAGCCAGAGAACTTTCTGATTTAAAATATAATTTCGAGATTAAAGTCAATTTCATAGGCGTAGACAAAGAACAAGCGGAAGAACTTTTCAAAAATTACAGAGAAGAAAATCCCAAAAAAACAATTGGTAATGCGAAAGTTTTTGAAATTACCACTCGCTTTTGGCACCGAATTTTGTGGTTGTCTAAAGTAGATTTGGAGAAAAATATTTCTCACATCACAAAGCAAGAACTCCAAAAAATTCTAGAAAATCTTTGTGAAAACACAATGCAAGTCAAAGGAAAATCTACCTTTAAAGACGAATTTGTAACTGCAGGTGGTGTAGATTTGAAGGAGATAAATTTCAAAACGATGGAATCTAAAATTTTGGAAAATTTCTACATTGCAGGAGAAGTTTTGAATATTGACGCTGTAACTGGAGGTTTTAATTTCCAAGCTTGTTGGAGTGAAGCATGGCTGATTGCGCAGGATTTGAATGCTAAAAATTAA
- a CDS encoding DUF4403 family protein, with product MRISLLFIFLSIFSFSQTETHQFPKIPSSISVPISLPISEIQRLTNQSITGTLYEDQSYENNDNDQLKTKVEKDGEIVMKALTNNRLMFSVPLKIWAEKGIGTLGLYSYQETNFRVVMNFISSVEFLQNWQVKTTTSTAGFVWREKPVLDFGKIKFPLASVIEKILVKQQKDFTNMIDAQIQQKMNLQPYILKVWNNFSEPMKISDEYNTWLKITPQTVKMSPLEIYLDKMKTTVSIDLFSETFVGTKPSKNPLVNAVPYFTSAQNLGREFLLKTTTNIPFSEATTIAQKQFLGKEFPFNEGKSKIKVEDIKVYAENENVVIEIQTSGKVNGISYIKGKLIYDAQKHKIGFTKSDFKLKTKNIFHKAITSLFEGKIVRMIEQDYGIPFLELENASKKSIEESFNKEYQKGFKLSGKVMDFKPTEFLISDEHITTVVDTYAKVELKIEGMSF from the coding sequence ATGAGAATATCACTCCTATTCATATTTTTATCCATTTTCAGTTTTTCACAAACCGAAACACATCAGTTTCCGAAGATTCCTTCTAGTATTTCCGTGCCGATTTCTTTGCCGATTTCTGAAATCCAAAGATTAACGAACCAATCCATCACTGGAACACTTTACGAAGACCAATCCTATGAAAATAATGATAATGACCAACTGAAAACCAAAGTAGAAAAAGATGGCGAAATCGTTATGAAAGCATTAACCAATAATAGATTAATGTTTTCTGTTCCGCTTAAAATTTGGGCAGAAAAAGGCATTGGAACGCTCGGTTTATACTCTTATCAAGAAACCAATTTCAGAGTGGTGATGAATTTTATTTCATCGGTAGAATTTCTACAAAATTGGCAAGTAAAAACCACTACTTCTACCGCTGGTTTTGTTTGGCGAGAAAAACCGGTCTTAGATTTTGGGAAAATAAAATTTCCTTTAGCTAGTGTCATTGAAAAAATTTTGGTGAAACAACAAAAGGATTTTACCAACATGATTGATGCACAAATCCAACAAAAAATGAATCTTCAACCGTATATTCTCAAAGTTTGGAATAACTTTTCTGAACCTATGAAGATTTCTGATGAATACAATACTTGGCTGAAAATCACTCCGCAAACCGTAAAAATGTCGCCCCTAGAAATTTACCTTGACAAGATGAAAACTACGGTTTCTATTGACTTATTCTCAGAAACATTTGTGGGAACCAAACCTTCGAAAAATCCTTTGGTGAATGCGGTTCCTTATTTTACTTCTGCTCAAAATCTGGGTAGAGAATTTCTGCTCAAAACCACCACCAATATTCCTTTTTCTGAAGCTACAACGATTGCCCAAAAACAATTTCTAGGGAAAGAATTTCCTTTTAACGAAGGGAAATCAAAAATTAAAGTAGAAGACATAAAAGTCTATGCAGAAAACGAAAATGTAGTCATCGAAATTCAAACTTCTGGAAAAGTAAATGGCATTTCTTATATCAAAGGAAAACTCATTTATGACGCCCAAAAACATAAAATAGGATTCACCAAATCTGATTTTAAACTGAAAACCAAAAATATTTTTCACAAAGCAATCACTTCACTTTTTGAAGGAAAAATAGTGAGAATGATTGAACAAGACTACGGAATTCCGTTTTTAGAACTCGAAAACGCATCAAAAAAATCTATTGAAGAAAGCTTCAACAAAGAATACCAAAAAGGATTTAAACTTTCGGGAAAAGTAATGGATTTTAAACCTACAGAATTCTTAATTTCTGATGAACATATTACAACGGTAGTTGATACTTATGCAAAAGTAGAATTGAAAATCGAGGGAATGAGTTTTTAA